A single window of Candidatus Methylomirabilota bacterium DNA harbors:
- a CDS encoding xanthine dehydrogenase family protein molybdopterin-binding subunit, with protein sequence MKFVGDRYLRKEDPRLLTGRGRYVGDIALPRMLHAVLLRSPHAHARIVRVDADRARAHPGVVDVVTFADLGAAGRGLPIVPPHADLRGRNFAALAGDRVRFVGEPVAAIVAENRYAAEDARELVEVEYEPLASAQTLEAGAPAVHDDIADNLAGRVTLTRGDVEAALRAAPRVASLELRIGRGGGQPMETRGLVADWNPALEQLTVWASSQVPHQIRQFVGELLDLAPHQVRVIAPDVGGGFGAKLIVYPEDVLIPFLARRLARPVRWLEDRLEHMLAATQEREQRHEVTIGFDDAGRLVALRDHFVHDTGAYTPRGLVVPLLTASMLTGPYRIPAVESSFDSRYTHRVPVTPYRGAGQPQAVFVIERVLDLVARETGRDRAEVRLANLVRAEDMPWDTGLPNYRGSGHVILDSGDPPSVVRRALESARYEALGAEAAAARARGRLVGVGVAAYVELTGVGPFESARVRVDPAGRITAFSGVSTQGQGLETTLAQVAADELGVTPADVTVVTGDTAGVEHGVGSFASRAAVVGGNAVALAAREVSAKARLLAARALGCAEADLEQAGAAFADRRRPERRVSFADLSRLAGAATAALGVEPGLESTRVFQPTDITYSFGAQVALVELDPLSACVRILGFWIGHDSGRLINPLVVEGQLQGAVALGIGSALLEEIRYDESGQLLAGTYMDYLLPTATDVPTMVIDHLETLSPLNPLGLKGVGESGALPVPAVLASAIEDAVGPRGGRVTRMPLGPARLLELLPPSLAEALDRG encoded by the coding sequence GTGAAGTTCGTCGGAGATCGGTATTTGCGGAAGGAGGACCCGCGGCTGCTGACCGGGCGCGGGCGCTACGTGGGGGATATCGCGCTGCCCCGCATGCTCCACGCGGTGCTCCTGCGGAGCCCGCATGCTCACGCACGCATCGTGCGCGTGGATGCCGACCGCGCCCGGGCGCATCCGGGCGTGGTGGACGTCGTGACCTTTGCGGATCTGGGGGCGGCGGGGCGAGGGTTGCCGATCGTGCCCCCGCATGCGGACCTGCGGGGGCGGAACTTCGCGGCGCTCGCTGGAGACCGCGTGCGGTTCGTGGGGGAGCCGGTGGCCGCGATCGTGGCGGAGAACCGCTACGCGGCGGAGGACGCGCGCGAGCTGGTGGAGGTCGAGTACGAGCCGCTTGCGTCCGCCCAGACGCTCGAGGCGGGGGCGCCCGCGGTGCACGACGACATCGCCGACAATCTGGCCGGGCGCGTGACCTTGACGCGCGGCGATGTCGAGGCCGCGCTGCGGGCGGCGCCGCGGGTGGCGTCGCTCGAGCTGCGCATCGGGCGCGGCGGGGGCCAGCCGATGGAGACGCGCGGGCTCGTGGCGGACTGGAACCCCGCGCTCGAGCAGCTCACGGTATGGGCGTCATCCCAGGTGCCGCACCAGATCCGCCAGTTCGTCGGCGAGCTGCTCGACCTGGCGCCGCACCAGGTGCGCGTGATCGCGCCCGACGTGGGCGGCGGCTTCGGCGCCAAGCTCATCGTCTATCCCGAGGACGTGCTGATCCCCTTCCTCGCGCGAAGGCTGGCCCGGCCGGTGCGCTGGCTCGAGGACCGCCTCGAGCACATGCTGGCCGCCACGCAGGAGCGCGAGCAGCGGCACGAGGTGACGATCGGCTTCGACGACGCGGGCCGCCTCGTGGCCCTGCGCGATCACTTCGTGCACGACACGGGGGCGTACACGCCGCGCGGCCTCGTGGTGCCGCTGCTCACCGCCTCCATGCTGACCGGGCCGTACCGGATCCCCGCCGTCGAGTCGAGCTTCGACAGCCGCTACACCCACCGCGTGCCGGTCACGCCCTATCGCGGCGCCGGACAGCCGCAGGCGGTCTTCGTGATCGAGCGCGTGCTGGACCTGGTGGCGCGCGAGACCGGGCGCGACCGCGCGGAGGTGCGGCTGGCGAACCTGGTGCGCGCCGAGGACATGCCGTGGGACACGGGCCTGCCCAACTACCGCGGCAGCGGCCACGTGATCCTGGACAGCGGCGACCCGCCATCGGTGGTGCGCCGCGCGCTCGAGAGCGCCCGCTACGAGGCGCTCGGCGCCGAGGCCGCCGCCGCGCGCGCCCGGGGCCGGCTGGTCGGCGTGGGCGTCGCCGCCTACGTGGAGCTGACCGGCGTCGGCCCGTTCGAGAGCGCGCGCGTGCGGGTCGATCCGGCGGGGCGCATCACCGCGTTCAGTGGCGTGAGCACGCAGGGCCAGGGGCTCGAGACCACGCTGGCCCAGGTGGCGGCCGACGAGCTCGGCGTCACGCCGGCCGACGTGACCGTCGTCACCGGCGACACCGCGGGGGTCGAGCACGGCGTCGGCTCGTTCGCGAGCCGCGCCGCCGTCGTCGGCGGCAACGCGGTCGCGCTCGCGGCGCGCGAGGTGAGCGCGAAGGCTCGCCTCCTCGCGGCACGCGCCCTCGGATGCGCCGAGGCCGACCTCGAGCAGGCGGGCGCGGCCTTCGCCGACCGCCGGCGGCCCGAGCGCCGCGTGAGCTTCGCCGATCTGTCGCGCCTGGCCGGTGCCGCGACGGCCGCGCTCGGCGTGGAGCCCGGGCTCGAGAGCACGCGCGTCTTCCAGCCCACCGACATCACCTATTCGTTCGGCGCCCAGGTGGCCCTGGTCGAGCTGGATCCGCTCTCCGCGTGCGTGCGGATCCTCGGCTTCTGGATCGGCCACGACTCCGGACGGCTCATCAATCCGCTCGTGGTCGAGGGGCAGCTGCAGGGCGCGGTGGCCCTCGGCATCGGCAGCGCGCTGCTCGAGGAGATCCGCTACGACGAGAGCGGTCAGCTCCTGGCCGGCACCTACATGGACTACCTGCTGCCCACCGCCACCGACGTGCCGACGATGGTCATCGACCACCTCGAGACGCTCTCACCTCTAAACCCCCTGGGCCTCAAAGGCGTCGGCGAATCGGGGGCGCTCCCGGTTCCCGCCGTCCTCGCCTCGGCGATCGAGGATGCGGTCGGGCCCCGGGGCGGGCGCGTGACGCGCATGCCGCTCGGCCCCGCGCGCCTCCTGGAGCTGCTGCCGCCGTCGCTCGCAGAGGCGCTCGACCGCGGCTGA
- a CDS encoding ferritin-like domain-containing protein translates to MSSYLTETRYPLELASAMPDVWELWQRAKTLEWDPETDIPWEELHPERYPEAQIMAARLHWSRRTWGEYGAISESPALLLRFCLENRLPDLRFFFTMRTQEEGRHAEASWLMAERLGGYFPQPQNPPTVTAVGTHGVRRMAFDPDTSLEGIFASLVCAAEEILIDAFKATVHKATNPAVRRLMELILRDEVRHIAFGWQCLDAWAPHFTPDTVKNIERAVTQMIQNVEFNGYRNLWLAIEGGTATPLEIDADRVACEAGLGGTTPEDEMRIVPQFIRKIRARMAPWGVSLPMFDHPKLGKV, encoded by the coding sequence ATGAGCAGCTATCTCACCGAGACCCGCTATCCGCTCGAGCTCGCCTCCGCCATGCCCGACGTCTGGGAGCTGTGGCAGCGGGCCAAGACGCTCGAGTGGGATCCCGAGACGGACATCCCCTGGGAGGAGCTGCACCCGGAGCGCTATCCCGAGGCGCAGATCATGGCCGCGCGGCTGCACTGGAGCCGCCGGACCTGGGGCGAGTACGGCGCCATCTCGGAGAGCCCGGCCCTGCTGCTGCGCTTCTGCCTCGAGAACCGGCTGCCGGACCTGCGCTTCTTCTTCACCATGCGCACGCAGGAGGAGGGTCGGCACGCCGAGGCGTCGTGGCTCATGGCCGAGCGGCTTGGCGGCTACTTCCCCCAGCCGCAGAATCCGCCGACCGTGACCGCGGTGGGCACCCACGGCGTGCGGCGAATGGCCTTCGACCCGGACACGTCGCTGGAAGGCATCTTCGCGAGCCTGGTCTGCGCGGCGGAGGAGATCCTGATCGACGCTTTCAAGGCCACCGTGCACAAGGCCACGAACCCGGCGGTGCGCCGGCTGATGGAGCTGATCCTGCGCGACGAGGTGCGGCACATCGCGTTCGGGTGGCAGTGTCTCGACGCGTGGGCGCCCCACTTCACCCCGGATACCGTCAAGAACATCGAGCGCGCGGTGACTCAGATGATCCAGAACGTCGAGTTCAACGGCTACCGCAACCTCTGGCTGGCCATCGAGGGCGGCACCGCCACGCCGCTCGAGATCGACGCCGACCGCGTGGCCTGCGAGGCCGGCCTCGGCGGCACCACCCCCGAGGACGAGATGCGCATCGTCCCGCAGTTCATCCGGAAGATCCGCGCGCGGATGGCCCCGTGGGGCGTGAGCCTGCCGATGTTCGACCACCCGAAGCTCGGCAAGGTCTAG
- a CDS encoding polysaccharide biosynthesis tyrosine autokinase yields MTGPSGSPSLEVPDVLGASRPLPVLERSAHYPRPTWAEAHLWDYWKVIAQHPWTVVTVCLGAVLATSIWIVTAPPVFTATAVLRIEREEPRVVKFDQVVRDDTQSESPQTQLQTYLKMLQSRTLANRVIGLLDLARGPEFQKLGHRPGELTTAFAERLQVDVVRNSRLIRVSFRSRQPQLAALVTNTLIDEFMARHLDEKAQTTRYATRFLSTQVEDAQRRLEAAEARLSQFVQQNDIQFVAADPRIGERQPLVDEQLVTLSDALLKARAERIARESVLAQAVRGEAEAAPAVLQNPLISHLKEEAAAIERRYRELGQAFKPEYPRMQRLAENIAEVRQQLREEIRRVVEAIRTDYRVAAQNETELEKVVAEQRSLARKVDREMAKYNLLRREADTNRELYVALFSRLKETQIAATLPTSNISIVDRAEVPFVLSRSGLVLKLVIGPLTGLLGGVALAFFFEYLDTSIRDPRQVEAMLHVPTLGLVPARPVRPVRSLSRGVKRDGDAGSFALVTYEATGSPLAEAFRGVRTSVMYSVVDHPPRTMLVTSLRQQEGKTSVSTNCAISLAQLGTGDVLLIDADMRHPNMHEILEVPQSPGLSGFLTGGIELSGVIKPAHIPGLYVIPAGAVPANPSELLSSHRFAQALTALHERFVHIVIDTPPILGVSDTLVIARHVEGVILVLRHGRSSRDAAQRAVQMLASVRARILGVVLNYVDARTAHGDRGDAYYHYGSTATGPTSQGPEPARGENQL; encoded by the coding sequence ATGACCGGCCCCTCCGGCTCTCCGTCGCTGGAGGTTCCAGACGTGCTCGGCGCATCGCGCCCACTACCCGTGCTCGAGCGGTCCGCGCATTACCCCCGCCCGACGTGGGCCGAGGCCCACCTCTGGGACTACTGGAAGGTCATCGCCCAGCACCCGTGGACGGTTGTCACGGTCTGCCTGGGCGCAGTACTCGCGACGAGCATCTGGATCGTTACCGCGCCACCGGTGTTCACGGCCACGGCCGTCTTGCGAATCGAGAGGGAGGAGCCGCGGGTCGTCAAGTTCGACCAAGTCGTTCGCGACGATACGCAGAGCGAATCTCCGCAGACGCAGCTCCAGACCTACCTCAAGATGCTCCAGAGTCGAACGCTCGCAAATCGGGTCATCGGGCTCCTGGACCTCGCCCGAGGCCCCGAGTTCCAGAAGCTCGGCCATCGGCCAGGTGAGTTGACCACTGCCTTCGCTGAACGCCTCCAGGTCGATGTGGTTCGGAACTCGCGCCTCATCAGGGTGTCCTTTCGCAGCCGCCAGCCTCAGCTCGCGGCGCTCGTCACAAATACCTTGATCGATGAATTCATGGCCCGGCACCTGGACGAAAAGGCGCAAACCACTCGCTACGCGACGCGCTTTCTCTCGACGCAGGTGGAGGACGCCCAACGAAGGCTGGAGGCCGCCGAGGCTCGCCTCAGCCAGTTCGTCCAGCAGAACGACATCCAGTTCGTAGCGGCGGATCCTCGGATCGGTGAGCGGCAGCCCCTAGTCGATGAGCAGCTCGTGACGCTCTCGGACGCCCTGCTGAAGGCGAGAGCGGAGCGGATCGCGAGAGAGAGCGTACTCGCCCAGGCCGTCCGTGGCGAAGCGGAGGCGGCCCCCGCGGTCCTCCAGAATCCCTTGATCTCTCACCTCAAAGAAGAAGCGGCCGCGATCGAGCGGAGGTACCGGGAGCTTGGTCAGGCCTTCAAGCCGGAGTATCCCCGGATGCAGCGCCTCGCCGAGAACATCGCCGAGGTTCGACAGCAGCTCCGCGAGGAGATCCGGCGGGTGGTCGAAGCGATCCGGACGGACTATCGCGTGGCGGCTCAGAACGAGACGGAGCTGGAGAAGGTGGTCGCGGAGCAACGGAGCCTCGCACGGAAGGTCGACCGGGAGATGGCAAAGTACAACCTCCTCCGGAGGGAGGCGGACACAAACCGGGAACTCTACGTCGCACTGTTCTCCCGCCTCAAAGAGACGCAGATCGCGGCCACGCTTCCGACGTCGAACATCTCGATCGTGGACCGTGCGGAGGTGCCGTTCGTTCTCTCGAGATCGGGACTCGTGCTGAAGCTGGTGATCGGCCCTTTGACCGGGCTGTTGGGGGGAGTCGCGCTCGCCTTTTTCTTCGAGTACCTCGACACGAGCATCCGAGATCCCCGCCAGGTCGAGGCGATGCTGCACGTGCCGACACTCGGCCTGGTCCCGGCCCGGCCGGTCCGGCCGGTCCGCAGCCTGAGCCGTGGCGTCAAGCGCGACGGCGACGCCGGATCGTTTGCTCTCGTGACCTACGAGGCGACGGGCTCGCCGCTCGCCGAGGCGTTCCGGGGCGTCCGCACCAGCGTCATGTACTCCGTGGTGGACCATCCGCCGAGGACGATGCTGGTGACGTCGCTCCGGCAGCAGGAGGGCAAGACCTCGGTCTCGACGAACTGCGCGATCAGCCTCGCCCAGCTCGGTACTGGTGACGTCCTCTTGATCGATGCCGACATGCGCCATCCCAACATGCACGAGATCTTGGAGGTGCCCCAGTCGCCCGGACTGTCGGGTTTCCTCACCGGCGGTATCGAGCTCTCGGGAGTCATCAAGCCCGCGCATATTCCCGGACTCTACGTGATCCCAGCGGGCGCGGTGCCCGCCAATCCCTCTGAGTTGCTGTCCTCACATCGGTTCGCGCAGGCCTTGACGGCACTACATGAGCGGTTCGTCCACATCGTGATCGATACACCTCCCATTCTCGGGGTCAGCGACACACTGGTCATCGCGCGCCACGTAGAGGGCGTCATACTGGTCCTTCGCCACGGTCGGTCGAGTCGAGATGCCGCTCAGCGTGCGGTGCAGATGCTCGCGTCCGTCCGCGCTCGCATCCTTGGCGTGGTGCTCAACTACGTGGACGCGAGGACCGCCCACGGTGACCGCGGCGACGCCTACTACCACTACGGATCCACCGCGACGGGACCGACATCTCAGGGACCGGAACCCGCACGCGGTGAGAACCAACTCTGA
- a CDS encoding nucleoside-diphosphate sugar epimerase/dehydratase, whose protein sequence is MRRLLLSNRGVRVLVAHSALIVLANYLAFWLRFDGTIPDGYWALWLDTIPWLVVLRGLTFVPFHIYEGVWRYVGIRDLRAILGGVFSSTVVFYVLIHGLLGLSNYPRSVFLVDSVFLVFLVGGIRVGWRFYREYQPGGKGTRVLIFGAGDAGQAIAREIHAGGQHGYLPVGFVDDDRAKAGQRIHGVPVLGTRNDLPRIIAEARPSEVLVAIPRATPGVLRAVVKALEPYKLPIKALPHLRDILDGRVTLNDVRRLEVADLLGRAPVGLDPQNVSHLVEGKRVLVTGAGGSIGSELSRQVAALRPSSLVLLERYENALWALERSLAGAQAGVDVYPIIGDVTDEGRIDEVLRERRPQVILHAAAHKHVPLMELNPCEAIKNNVKGTRIVGEAAVRHGVDRFVLISTDKAVNPSSVMGATKCVAELLTMRLAERASTCFMVVRFGNVMGSNGSVIPLFLEQIKNGGPVTITHPDMRRYFMLIPEAVQLVLQAAALGDNGAAYVLDMGDEIRVLDIARNLIRLSGFIPEREIPITFIGPRPGEKLSEELVASGETVEPSGIQGIRRVRASANPTCATLEQDVAELERLAELGGAGSVIQQLCALVPTFRPSVERDLDMAPSQPALPASPTGAAATLIGEIRGFA, encoded by the coding sequence TTGAGACGGCTCCTCTTGAGCAACCGGGGTGTCCGCGTCCTCGTCGCGCATTCGGCACTGATCGTCCTTGCAAACTACCTGGCGTTCTGGCTGCGGTTCGACGGCACCATCCCCGACGGGTACTGGGCACTGTGGCTCGATACGATCCCCTGGCTAGTCGTACTCCGCGGACTGACATTCGTTCCCTTCCACATCTACGAGGGCGTCTGGCGATACGTGGGGATTCGCGACCTCCGAGCGATCCTCGGCGGGGTCTTCTCAAGCACCGTGGTGTTCTACGTCCTGATCCACGGCCTGCTGGGCTTGTCCAACTACCCGCGATCGGTGTTCCTGGTGGACTCCGTGTTTCTCGTGTTTCTCGTGGGAGGCATCCGGGTGGGCTGGCGATTTTATCGGGAGTACCAGCCGGGTGGGAAGGGCACGCGGGTGTTGATCTTCGGCGCGGGCGATGCCGGCCAGGCCATCGCCAGGGAGATCCACGCCGGAGGACAGCATGGCTACCTTCCGGTCGGCTTCGTGGATGACGATCGAGCCAAGGCGGGCCAGCGCATTCACGGCGTTCCGGTGCTCGGAACCCGGAACGACCTCCCGCGGATCATCGCCGAAGCACGTCCGAGTGAGGTGCTGGTCGCGATTCCTCGGGCCACGCCGGGCGTCCTCCGCGCGGTGGTCAAGGCGCTGGAGCCGTACAAGCTGCCCATCAAGGCCCTTCCGCACCTCCGCGACATCCTCGACGGCCGCGTCACGCTGAACGACGTCCGTCGTCTGGAGGTGGCAGATCTTCTGGGGCGTGCGCCGGTCGGGCTCGACCCGCAGAACGTGAGTCATCTGGTCGAGGGGAAGAGGGTTCTGGTGACCGGAGCCGGCGGTTCGATCGGATCCGAGCTGAGCCGGCAGGTCGCCGCCCTGAGGCCGAGTAGCCTCGTTCTGCTCGAGCGCTACGAGAATGCGCTCTGGGCGCTCGAGCGATCCCTGGCCGGCGCGCAGGCGGGTGTCGACGTGTACCCGATCATCGGGGACGTGACCGACGAAGGGCGAATCGACGAAGTGCTGAGGGAGCGGCGTCCACAAGTGATCCTCCACGCGGCCGCCCACAAACACGTGCCCCTGATGGAGCTGAATCCGTGCGAGGCGATCAAGAACAACGTCAAGGGGACTCGAATCGTGGGTGAGGCCGCGGTCCGCCACGGCGTGGATCGCTTCGTCTTGATCTCGACCGACAAGGCGGTGAACCCTTCCAGCGTCATGGGTGCCACCAAGTGCGTGGCAGAGTTGCTGACCATGAGGCTCGCCGAGCGCGCTTCCACCTGCTTCATGGTCGTGCGATTCGGGAACGTCATGGGTAGCAACGGGAGCGTGATCCCGCTGTTCCTAGAGCAGATCAAGAACGGCGGCCCAGTGACGATCACGCACCCGGACATGCGGCGGTACTTCATGCTCATTCCCGAGGCGGTCCAGCTCGTGCTCCAGGCCGCCGCCCTCGGCGATAACGGTGCGGCTTATGTCCTGGACATGGGAGACGAGATCAGAGTCCTGGACATCGCCCGAAATCTGATTCGCCTGTCCGGATTCATCCCGGAACGGGAGATCCCGATCACCTTCATCGGTCCGAGGCCGGGTGAAAAGCTCTCGGAGGAACTCGTGGCTTCGGGCGAAACGGTGGAGCCATCCGGAATACAAGGGATCAGACGGGTGCGGGCCTCCGCGAATCCGACGTGCGCGACGCTAGAGCAAGACGTCGCCGAGCTCGAGCGGCTCGCAGAGCTGGGAGGCGCGGGGAGCGTGATCCAGCAGCTCTGCGCGCTGGTCCCGACGTTTCGGCCGTCAGTCGAACGGGATCTTGACATGGCACCGAGTCAGCCGGCCCTGCCGGCAAGCCCCACGGGAGCCGCGGCCACCCTCATCGGTGAGATACGAGGCTTCGCGTGA
- a CDS encoding response regulator transcription factor, which translates to MRLPLDKARDRSRMDLNSSAGDRGLIHRQPQRSGRQPTTSPPPACASPCGSSTIRVGLFSDSALFRSGLRSILLKERALVVLVEAAASSVRELVRTSSPDILIVDAQSDGALVVCGELRRAGPRPRVILAGADGSEAWAVRALKAGARGILAKSASVENLLKAVRVVHQGEIWASNRVIALSVEELATHSVNAEPIEASLKGRLSCREHEIVQLVATGLSNLEVGYHLNITEPTVKAHLTHIFQKLALRDRGQLAAFYHRNGSPERSRS; encoded by the coding sequence ATGAGGCTTCCGCTTGACAAGGCTAGGGACCGTAGTCGAATGGACCTGAATTCTTCTGCAGGGGATCGCGGTTTGATCCATCGGCAACCGCAACGATCGGGCAGGCAACCGACTACGTCGCCGCCTCCGGCGTGCGCGAGTCCGTGCGGGTCCTCCACGATACGTGTCGGACTCTTCAGCGACAGCGCGCTGTTTCGCTCCGGACTCCGGAGCATCCTGCTCAAAGAGCGCGCCCTCGTCGTACTGGTGGAGGCAGCGGCGTCCTCCGTGCGAGAGCTCGTCCGCACCAGTTCGCCTGATATCCTCATCGTGGATGCGCAGAGCGACGGGGCTCTGGTGGTCTGCGGCGAGTTGCGTCGCGCCGGCCCACGGCCCCGGGTGATCCTGGCCGGCGCCGACGGCAGCGAAGCATGGGCGGTGCGGGCACTCAAGGCCGGAGCGCGCGGCATCCTGGCCAAGAGCGCGAGCGTCGAGAATCTCCTCAAAGCGGTCCGGGTCGTCCACCAGGGCGAGATTTGGGCGAGCAACCGCGTGATCGCGCTCAGCGTCGAGGAGTTGGCGACCCATTCGGTCAACGCCGAGCCGATCGAAGCGTCTCTGAAGGGTCGCCTTAGCTGTCGCGAGCACGAAATCGTCCAGCTCGTCGCGACCGGATTGAGCAATCTCGAGGTGGGATACCATCTCAACATCACCGAGCCGACTGTCAAGGCCCATCTCACGCACATCTTCCAGAAGCTCGCTTTGCGTGACCGAGGTCAGCTCGCTGCCTTCTATCATCGGAACGGCTCACCCGAGCGATCGCGATCCTGA
- a CDS encoding (2Fe-2S)-binding protein has protein sequence MTTRGAVAHDIAVTVNGVARRARVIPRMLLADVLREEWGLTGTHLGCEHGACGACTVLVDGEPARACLMFAVQADGSRVETVEGLVDGDGGLHPLQEAFRSRHALQCGFCTPGILMTLVAYLRVHPAPSEAEIREALSGNLCRCTGYQHIVQAVLEVAGGPLTPPSPRRGEGERA, from the coding sequence GTGACGACACGCGGGGCCGTCGCGCACGACATCGCGGTGACGGTGAACGGCGTCGCGCGCCGGGCGCGCGTGATCCCGCGGATGCTGCTGGCGGATGTGCTGCGTGAGGAGTGGGGGCTCACGGGGACGCATCTCGGGTGCGAGCACGGGGCGTGCGGGGCGTGCACCGTGCTGGTGGATGGGGAGCCTGCGCGGGCTTGCCTCATGTTCGCGGTGCAGGCGGATGGATCGCGCGTGGAGACTGTCGAGGGGCTCGTTGACGGGGATGGCGGGTTGCACCCGCTGCAGGAGGCGTTCCGGAGCCGCCACGCGCTGCAGTGTGGGTTCTGTACGCCGGGGATCTTGATGACGCTGGTCGCGTATCTGCGGGTTCATCCTGCGCCGTCGGAAGCTGAGATTCGGGAGGCGCTGTCGGGGAATCTGTGTCGGTGTACGGGGTATCAGCACATTGTGCAGGCGGTGTTGGAGGTGGCGGGCGGGCCCCTCACCCCGCCCTCTCCCCGGAGGGGAGAGGGAGAGCGCGCGTGA
- a CDS encoding sugar transferase produces the protein MVHGPWSGWPKRCFDCVAAAVGLILLAPVLALIAATIRLAMGPPVVFRQQRPGLHGRPFTLYKFRTMTDTSDVDGRLLPERERVTQLGRILRRTSVDELPELFNVIKGDMSLVGPRPLLMRYLERYTREQFRRHEARPGITGLAQLNGRDTTPWERRFALDVWYVDNQSFWLDLRILLRTVSKTIVQADVSQPGEEGIAEFQGSGGRTDPEASS, from the coding sequence ATCGTCCATGGTCCGTGGTCTGGATGGCCGAAGCGATGCTTCGACTGCGTGGCGGCGGCCGTGGGATTGATCCTACTCGCTCCGGTACTTGCGCTGATCGCGGCGACCATCCGGCTCGCGATGGGGCCGCCCGTTGTCTTCCGGCAGCAACGACCCGGCCTGCACGGACGGCCGTTCACCCTCTACAAGTTCCGGACCATGACGGACACCTCCGACGTCGACGGAAGATTGCTCCCTGAGCGTGAGCGCGTCACGCAGCTTGGCCGCATTCTGCGCCGCACGAGTGTCGACGAGCTGCCGGAGCTTTTCAACGTCATCAAGGGCGATATGAGCCTCGTGGGCCCGCGGCCGCTCCTGATGCGGTACCTGGAGCGCTACACGAGAGAGCAGTTTCGACGCCACGAAGCCCGCCCCGGCATCACCGGTTTGGCCCAGTTGAACGGCAGAGACACGACTCCGTGGGAAAGGCGATTCGCCCTTGATGTCTGGTACGTGGACAACCAGTCGTTCTGGCTCGATCTCCGGATCCTCCTTCGGACCGTGTCGAAGACAATCGTGCAGGCGGACGTCAGTCAACCCGGCGAGGAAGGAATCGCGGAGTTCCAGGGAAGCGGCGGCCGAACAGATCCGGAAGCATCGTCATGA
- a CDS encoding DUF4242 domain-containing protein: protein MPLYLDVHYKIDGLTTEGLADAHRKDLECQHKHGVNYLKYWFDEGTGKVFCLVQAPSKAAAEAVHREAHGAIADEIIEVKEGS, encoded by the coding sequence ATGCCGCTCTACCTCGACGTGCACTACAAGATCGACGGGCTGACCACGGAGGGTCTCGCGGACGCTCATCGCAAGGACCTGGAGTGCCAGCACAAGCACGGCGTCAACTACTTGAAGTACTGGTTCGACGAGGGCACCGGCAAGGTCTTCTGCCTGGTCCAGGCTCCCAGCAAGGCGGCCGCGGAGGCCGTTCACCGGGAGGCGCACGGTGCCATCGCCGACGAGATCATCGAGGTGAAGGAAGGGAGCTAG
- a CDS encoding SLBB domain-containing protein: MPIGAGDLIEVSVFEVEELSKIRLRVPLRGWVSLPLLGQIEAAGRTTAQLEDDIRDRLERRFMHDPQVSVFIHEHNSQRVSVIGAVRRGGVFTLNRQLRLADALALAEGVTEDADPIIYVIRRLPAGTVAKTAGTVTASADRAPPAGEAAEEVTTPIDLSALADGREDLNIPLRSGDVVHVPRAGSFYVGGSVEHPGSFLLRGKTTVQQAILAAGGLKDVADWSDVRLYRKTASGQMGVSKYDLQAFEGGQQSPELQRNDVIVVGKHLGKAFLYGFLDFFKGALGVAKGI; this comes from the coding sequence TTGCCGATCGGCGCCGGTGACCTGATCGAGGTCTCCGTCTTCGAGGTCGAGGAGCTTTCCAAGATCCGTCTGCGAGTTCCATTGCGCGGTTGGGTTTCCCTTCCCCTCCTCGGCCAAATCGAGGCCGCGGGACGCACGACGGCCCAGCTCGAGGACGACATTCGTGATCGACTCGAGCGCCGGTTCATGCACGACCCGCAAGTCTCCGTGTTCATCCACGAGCACAATAGCCAGCGCGTGTCTGTCATCGGGGCCGTGCGACGGGGAGGGGTCTTCACCCTCAACCGGCAGCTCCGCCTGGCCGATGCACTCGCCCTGGCCGAGGGCGTCACCGAGGACGCCGACCCCATCATCTATGTCATTCGCCGGCTACCGGCCGGCACCGTGGCCAAGACGGCCGGCACCGTCACCGCCTCGGCCGACAGGGCGCCCCCGGCAGGGGAGGCGGCGGAAGAGGTCACAACTCCGATCGACCTATCGGCGCTCGCCGACGGCCGTGAGGACTTGAACATCCCGCTCCGATCCGGCGACGTCGTTCATGTGCCTCGCGCGGGCTCCTTCTACGTGGGAGGCTCCGTCGAGCACCCGGGCTCTTTCCTGTTGCGAGGGAAGACGACGGTTCAGCAGGCCATCCTTGCCGCGGGCGGCCTCAAGGACGTCGCCGACTGGAGTGACGTGCGGCTATATCGCAAGACGGCCTCCGGTCAGATGGGCGTGTCCAAGTACGATCTCCAAGCGTTCGAAGGCGGCCAGCAGTCGCCGGAGCTGCAACGCAACGACGTAATTGTGGTCGGCAAGCACCTCGGCAAGGCCTTCTTGTACGGATTCCTCGATTTCTTCAAGGGCGCACTCGGCGTTGCGAAGGGGATATGA